The Amycolatopsis sp. DG1A-15b genome window below encodes:
- a CDS encoding FUSC family protein → MNHLRTAALDRLVAADPGLVRLRLAGSAVLGIVIAVAALLPAHVPLTVTLVGAIAAMMTAFTVNDPTPGGQAVTLVLAFLTGAASITVASLGSALPPADSVVFVLLIFVAVYAQRFGARGTALGSIAFFLFFFPMFLQAHVTQVPQLLMALGVGVLANAVVRFVLLRHNAAAEFLRVRRAFRARLGAVVRATEAYLAVNGSERTRKQLRSSISRLHECVLLIEDAAPDVVDARAADVLRRRAIEVELAVGWLAITVQRTCSDELTTEVRDDLIARLARFRALMERDPRELPLISQTGEYSRMLVEGSRIDEHAAPGDGVRKALAELALADDRAQRAAAPETTPDPLAPDVDDTAEPAPKFAYDNRTRSAIQAVVGGGLAVLGGELVSHQRWYWAVLTVFVVFIGASSAGATFVKGVRRLGGTLIGIVGGVLLASLVGGNTTATLGLILVCVFGMVYTARVSQVVMAFFVTSMLGLLYSLLGTFSLEVLWIRVAETAVGAAAGILAAVVIVPVRTRSVMLDDIAAVLDDLEEFLEHTRGLLAGEENVNIIELSRDLDRSVEQVRTTIEPLTHPVNLRSARRDYGWHVLTTLETIAFRARHVAARAQPGQLTGSDADRLRQFTGRLLANIDVLRTALNAPGGPTPGTLVRDDGTPVSDRVEAAETRAVLSSLSHLDEALVSLGRVFGVEATDPRAPAKP, encoded by the coding sequence ATGAACCACCTCCGCACCGCCGCCCTCGACCGGCTCGTGGCGGCCGACCCCGGCCTGGTCCGGTTGCGGCTGGCCGGCTCCGCCGTGCTCGGCATCGTGATCGCCGTGGCCGCGCTGCTGCCCGCGCACGTCCCGCTCACCGTCACCCTCGTCGGCGCCATCGCCGCGATGATGACGGCGTTCACCGTCAACGACCCCACCCCGGGCGGCCAGGCCGTCACCCTCGTACTGGCCTTCCTCACCGGGGCCGCGTCGATCACCGTCGCCAGCCTCGGCTCGGCCCTGCCACCGGCCGACAGCGTCGTGTTCGTCCTGCTGATCTTCGTCGCCGTCTACGCCCAGCGCTTCGGCGCCCGCGGCACCGCGCTCGGCTCGATCGCCTTCTTCCTGTTCTTCTTCCCCATGTTCCTGCAGGCCCACGTCACCCAGGTGCCGCAGCTGCTGATGGCACTCGGCGTCGGTGTCCTCGCCAACGCCGTCGTCCGGTTCGTCCTGCTGCGGCACAACGCCGCAGCCGAGTTCCTGCGCGTGCGCCGCGCCTTCCGCGCCCGCCTCGGCGCCGTCGTCCGCGCCACCGAGGCCTACCTCGCCGTCAACGGCAGTGAGCGCACCCGCAAGCAACTGCGCAGCTCGATCAGCCGGCTCCACGAGTGCGTGCTGCTCATCGAGGACGCCGCCCCCGACGTCGTCGACGCCCGCGCCGCCGACGTGCTGCGCCGCCGCGCCATCGAAGTCGAGCTCGCCGTCGGCTGGCTGGCCATCACCGTCCAGCGCACCTGCTCCGACGAACTCACCACCGAGGTCCGCGACGACCTCATCGCCCGGCTCGCCCGCTTCCGCGCCCTCATGGAACGCGACCCGCGGGAACTGCCACTGATCAGCCAGACCGGCGAATACAGCCGGATGCTCGTCGAAGGCAGCCGCATCGACGAACACGCCGCCCCCGGCGACGGCGTCCGCAAGGCACTGGCCGAGCTCGCGCTGGCCGACGACCGTGCCCAGCGGGCCGCCGCCCCGGAGACCACCCCGGACCCGCTCGCCCCTGACGTGGACGACACTGCCGAGCCGGCACCGAAGTTCGCCTACGACAACCGGACCCGCAGCGCCATCCAGGCCGTCGTCGGCGGCGGGCTCGCCGTGCTCGGCGGCGAACTCGTCTCCCACCAGCGCTGGTACTGGGCCGTGCTCACCGTCTTCGTCGTGTTCATCGGCGCCTCCAGCGCCGGCGCCACCTTCGTCAAGGGCGTCCGCCGCCTCGGCGGCACCCTGATCGGCATCGTCGGCGGCGTCCTGCTGGCCTCGCTGGTCGGCGGCAACACCACGGCCACCCTCGGCCTCATCCTCGTGTGCGTGTTCGGGATGGTCTACACCGCCCGGGTCTCCCAGGTGGTGATGGCCTTCTTCGTCACCAGCATGCTCGGCCTGCTCTACAGCCTGCTCGGCACGTTCAGCCTCGAAGTGCTCTGGATCCGCGTCGCCGAGACCGCCGTCGGCGCCGCCGCCGGCATCCTCGCCGCGGTCGTCATCGTCCCGGTCCGCACCCGCTCGGTCATGCTCGACGACATCGCCGCGGTGCTCGACGACCTCGAAGAGTTCCTCGAGCACACCCGCGGCCTCCTCGCCGGCGAGGAGAACGTCAACATCATCGAACTCTCCCGCGACCTCGACCGCAGCGTCGAACAGGTCCGCACCACCATCGAACCGCTGACCCACCCGGTGAACCTCCGCAGCGCCCGCCGCGACTACGGCTGGCACGTGCTGACCACCCTGGAAACCATCGCCTTCCGGGCCCGCCACGTCGCCGCACGCGCCCAGCCCGGCCAGCTCACCGGCTCCGACGCCGACCGGCTCCGGCAGTTCACCGGACGGCTGCTGGCCAACATCGACGTCCTCCGCACAGCGCTGAACGCCCCGGGTGGCCCCACACCCGGCACGCTCGTGCGCGACGACGGCACCCCCGTCTCCGACCGCGTCGAAGCGGCCGAAACCCGGGCCGTCCTCTCCAGCCTCAGCCACCTCGACGAGGCCCTCGTCTCCCTCGGCCGCGTCTTCGGCGTCGAAGCCACCGATCCCCGGGCCCCGGCGAAGCCCTGA
- a CDS encoding nuclear transport factor 2 family protein yields MSVEEQVREFGRVWAAAEERGDTEVLAELVTDGFRLVGPLGFVLDRDQWLARYAGGGLVTEKLGWTEVEVREFGGTAIAIGVHEQVATHQGNPVNGRFRATHVLVHADDRWRLAGIHLSPIGVPFTPGGDRR; encoded by the coding sequence ATGAGCGTCGAAGAGCAGGTCCGCGAGTTCGGCCGGGTGTGGGCCGCGGCGGAGGAACGCGGCGACACCGAGGTGCTGGCCGAGTTGGTCACCGACGGTTTCCGCCTGGTCGGTCCGCTGGGGTTCGTGCTGGACCGCGACCAGTGGCTGGCGCGCTACGCGGGCGGCGGGCTGGTCACGGAGAAGCTGGGGTGGACCGAGGTCGAGGTCCGCGAGTTCGGTGGCACCGCGATCGCGATCGGCGTGCACGAGCAGGTGGCGACGCACCAGGGGAACCCGGTGAACGGGCGCTTCCGCGCCACGCACGTGCTGGTCCACGCGGATGACCGCTGGCGGCTGGCGGGTATCCACCTGAGCCCGATCGGCGTGCCGTTCACCCCCGGTGGTGACCGGCGATGA
- a CDS encoding TIGR03560 family F420-dependent LLM class oxidoreductase: MRLSIGVTDFSWPDKLTDELAAVAVAAEDAGLDTLWVADHLLQADPHSSADSAMLEAYTTLGFLAGRTARIGLGTMVSAVTFRPPALLVKAVTTLDVLSGGRARFGIGAGHHDGEARAMGLPFPPVGERFARVEETVRLALRMWAGDESPFEGEHYRLERPIGSPRPVRRPRILVGGAGERRTLRLVAQYADACNVFDVPDGGRTVRHKLAVLARHCEEAGRPYGEIEKTISTRLAPGEAAESFARRCEEFGGWGIDHAVVITAGPWPVAGVETLGRVAALIG, encoded by the coding sequence GTGCGCTTGAGCATCGGGGTCACGGACTTCTCGTGGCCGGACAAGCTGACCGACGAGCTGGCCGCTGTCGCGGTGGCGGCCGAGGACGCCGGGCTGGACACGCTGTGGGTGGCCGATCACCTCCTGCAGGCCGACCCGCACAGCAGCGCGGACTCGGCCATGCTCGAGGCCTACACGACGCTGGGTTTCCTCGCCGGCCGGACCGCCCGGATCGGGCTGGGCACGATGGTTTCGGCGGTGACGTTCCGGCCGCCGGCGCTGCTGGTCAAGGCCGTCACCACGCTGGACGTCCTGTCCGGCGGGCGGGCGCGGTTCGGCATCGGTGCCGGGCACCACGACGGCGAGGCGCGGGCGATGGGGCTGCCGTTCCCGCCGGTGGGCGAGCGGTTTGCGCGGGTGGAGGAGACCGTGCGGCTGGCGCTGCGGATGTGGGCGGGCGACGAGTCGCCGTTCGAGGGTGAGCACTACCGGCTCGAGCGTCCGATCGGGAGTCCGCGGCCGGTGCGGCGGCCGCGGATCCTCGTCGGCGGGGCGGGTGAACGGCGGACGTTGCGGCTGGTCGCGCAGTACGCCGACGCGTGCAACGTCTTCGACGTCCCGGACGGGGGGCGGACGGTGCGCCACAAGCTCGCCGTCCTGGCGCGGCACTGCGAAGAGGCGGGGCGGCCCTACGGGGAGATCGAGAAGACGATCAGCACCCGGCTGGCCCCCGGTGAGGCGGCGGAGTCGTTCGCGCGGCGCTGTGAGGAGTTCGGCGGGTGGGGCATCGATCACGCGGTGGTGATCACGGCCGGTCCGTGGCCGGTGGCGGGGGTCGAGACGCTGGGGCGAGTGGCGGCGTTGATCGGCTGA
- a CDS encoding MarR family winged helix-turn-helix transcriptional regulator, with amino-acid sequence MPKPTTAPIGVVLARTAKTAARAFDQALAAAGGSQPIWQILISLKTTPAANQRELADAVGIQGATLTHHLNGMEDAGLVTRRRDPANRRVHLVELTDDGEKLFHHLATAAITHDQRMRQGLTDTEIAQLADLLHRLAANVTDN; translated from the coding sequence GTGCCCAAACCCACCACCGCCCCCATCGGCGTCGTCCTCGCCCGCACCGCCAAAACCGCCGCCCGCGCCTTCGACCAAGCCCTCGCCGCCGCCGGCGGCTCCCAGCCCATCTGGCAGATCCTCATCTCCCTCAAAACCACCCCCGCCGCCAACCAACGCGAACTCGCCGACGCCGTCGGCATCCAAGGCGCCACCCTCACCCACCACCTCAACGGCATGGAAGACGCCGGCCTCGTCACCCGCCGCCGCGACCCCGCCAACCGCCGCGTCCACCTCGTCGAACTCACCGACGACGGCGAAAAGCTCTTCCACCACCTCGCCACCGCCGCCATCACCCACGACCAGCGCATGCGCCAAGGCCTCACCGACACCGAGATCGCCCAGCTCGCCGACCTCCTCCACCGCCTCGCCGCCAACGTCACCGACAACTGA
- a CDS encoding GH92 family glycosyl hydrolase, whose amino-acid sequence MSDAVFFSSFETGDPQPADSGLHVGGGPDRSPTAKTGVGFTGLCALRYSARPRAVLFELDVPVTGRTELSYVVFPVADGEIPAYHATRVSLDVEFADGTSAGFDPVDDKTLWVDQWNLVRRQLGAFAGRRISRIVLRTDAPEEVTGWLDDVRVAERPEPPRDPVDCVRTTRGTHSSGEFSRGNNVPATAVPHGFNFWTPVTDAGVTNWLYSYHRHNDEQNRPALQAFALSHQPSPWMGDRHTFHVMPGTGPVERDRRKRALAFTHDDETDSPHHYGVRFANGMTADLAPAMHAAIMRFTFPDKHGWLLFDNVRNRGRLRLNPDTGVITGYTRVRSRLSAGARRMFVYAVTDAPATRGAKIRFPPWRRVSGYFEFDGPDVTMRIATSLISLAQAKRNLELEIPAGTTFEQVREQARRRWQEELGRVEVEGATEDQRTTLYSNLYRLFLYPNVAHENTPTGIRHASPVVRRWWPSTRRRTGAKVVDGEMYVNNGFWDTYRTTWPAYALLTPERCGRMIDGFVQQYREGGWIARWSSPGYADLMTGTSSDVAFADAYLKGVRDFDVEAAFDAGLKNATVSPPRRAIGRKGLDESIFLHYTPVSVHEGLSWALEGCINDFGLAHLAEALSRESDGPRARTYADYAAYFRERAKHYVHHFDPAIGFFQGRHRDGRRKFAPEGYDPAAWGGDFVETNAWNTAFTAPHDGPGLAALHGGTEALEAKLDTFFATPETGRRPGAYGGLIHEMTEARDVRMGQYGHSNQPSHHIPYVYNHAGAPAKTQAVVREVLRRLYLGSDIGQGYPGDEDNGEMSAWYVFSALGFYPLAVGSPRYAIGSPLFEKATVHLGEGKKLVVHAPGNTGDTVYVRGLTVDGQPHESTSIGHATLAGGAELVFDLATEPTGWGAPPPPAEHPAPATDLTGTATSSDGTKIGALFDDTTRTQVTFRSATPAIEFTVTGEPREVTMYTLTSGDRRGDASAWVLEGSDDGVAWTTLDERDGELFRWRRQTRPFVLATPAAHARYRLRITATRGRRATLAQWELLAR is encoded by the coding sequence ATGTCCGACGCCGTGTTCTTCTCCTCCTTCGAAACCGGTGACCCGCAGCCGGCGGATTCCGGCCTGCACGTCGGCGGCGGCCCGGACCGCTCCCCCACGGCCAAGACCGGCGTCGGCTTCACCGGCCTGTGTGCCCTGCGCTACTCCGCCCGGCCCCGCGCCGTCCTGTTCGAACTCGACGTGCCCGTCACCGGGCGCACCGAGCTGTCCTATGTGGTCTTCCCGGTCGCCGACGGCGAGATCCCCGCCTACCACGCCACCCGCGTCAGCCTCGACGTCGAGTTCGCCGACGGCACCTCCGCCGGGTTCGACCCGGTGGACGACAAGACGCTGTGGGTGGACCAGTGGAACCTCGTCCGCCGCCAGCTGGGGGCGTTCGCCGGGCGCCGGATCAGCCGGATCGTGCTGCGCACCGACGCGCCCGAAGAAGTCACCGGCTGGCTCGACGACGTCCGCGTCGCCGAACGCCCCGAGCCGCCGCGCGACCCGGTCGACTGCGTCCGCACCACCCGCGGCACCCACTCCAGCGGCGAGTTCTCCCGGGGCAACAACGTCCCGGCCACCGCCGTGCCGCACGGGTTCAACTTCTGGACCCCGGTCACCGACGCCGGCGTCACCAACTGGCTCTACTCCTACCACCGCCACAACGACGAGCAGAACCGGCCCGCGCTGCAGGCGTTCGCGCTGTCCCACCAGCCGAGCCCGTGGATGGGCGACCGGCACACCTTCCACGTCATGCCCGGCACCGGCCCGGTCGAGCGCGACCGCCGCAAGCGCGCCCTGGCCTTCACCCACGACGACGAGACCGACTCGCCGCACCACTACGGCGTCCGGTTCGCCAACGGGATGACCGCCGACCTCGCGCCCGCGATGCACGCGGCGATCATGCGGTTCACCTTCCCCGACAAGCACGGCTGGCTGCTGTTCGACAACGTCCGCAACCGCGGCCGTCTCCGCCTGAACCCCGACACCGGCGTGATCACCGGGTACACCCGGGTCCGCAGCCGGCTGTCGGCCGGGGCGCGCCGGATGTTCGTCTACGCCGTGACCGACGCCCCGGCCACCCGCGGCGCCAAGATCCGCTTCCCGCCGTGGCGGCGGGTCTCGGGCTACTTCGAGTTCGACGGCCCCGACGTCACGATGCGGATCGCGACGTCGCTGATCAGCCTCGCCCAGGCCAAGCGCAACCTGGAGCTGGAGATCCCGGCCGGGACGACGTTCGAGCAGGTCCGCGAGCAGGCCCGGCGGCGGTGGCAGGAGGAGCTCGGCCGCGTCGAGGTCGAAGGCGCCACCGAAGACCAGCGGACCACGCTGTACTCGAACCTCTACCGGCTGTTCCTGTACCCGAACGTGGCGCACGAGAACACGCCCACGGGGATCCGCCACGCCAGCCCGGTCGTGCGCCGGTGGTGGCCGAGCACCCGGCGGCGGACCGGCGCGAAGGTCGTCGACGGCGAAATGTACGTCAACAACGGCTTCTGGGACACCTACCGCACCACCTGGCCCGCCTACGCGCTGCTCACGCCGGAACGCTGCGGCCGGATGATCGACGGGTTCGTCCAGCAGTACCGCGAAGGCGGCTGGATCGCCCGCTGGTCCTCCCCCGGCTACGCGGACCTGATGACCGGCACCAGCTCCGACGTCGCCTTCGCCGACGCCTACCTCAAGGGCGTCCGTGACTTCGACGTCGAGGCCGCCTTCGACGCCGGGCTGAAGAACGCCACCGTCAGCCCGCCGCGCCGCGCGATCGGCCGCAAGGGCCTCGACGAGTCGATCTTCCTCCACTACACCCCGGTATCGGTCCACGAAGGACTGTCCTGGGCGCTGGAAGGCTGCATCAACGACTTCGGCCTGGCCCACCTCGCCGAGGCACTGTCCCGGGAAAGCGACGGACCGCGAGCCCGGACGTACGCCGACTACGCCGCCTACTTCCGCGAACGCGCGAAGCACTACGTCCACCACTTCGACCCGGCGATCGGCTTCTTCCAGGGCCGCCACCGCGACGGCCGCCGCAAGTTCGCCCCCGAAGGCTACGACCCGGCCGCCTGGGGCGGCGACTTCGTCGAAACCAACGCCTGGAACACCGCCTTCACCGCACCGCACGACGGCCCCGGCCTCGCCGCCCTCCACGGCGGCACCGAAGCCCTCGAAGCGAAGCTGGACACCTTCTTCGCCACCCCCGAGACCGGCCGCCGTCCCGGCGCGTACGGCGGCCTCATCCACGAGATGACCGAGGCCCGCGACGTCCGGATGGGCCAGTACGGCCACTCCAACCAGCCCTCGCACCACATCCCCTACGTCTACAACCACGCCGGGGCGCCCGCGAAGACCCAAGCCGTCGTCCGGGAGGTGCTGCGGCGGCTCTACCTCGGCAGCGACATCGGCCAGGGCTACCCCGGCGACGAAGACAACGGCGAGATGTCCGCCTGGTACGTCTTCAGCGCCCTCGGCTTCTACCCCCTCGCCGTCGGCAGCCCCCGCTACGCCATCGGTTCGCCGCTGTTCGAGAAGGCGACCGTCCACCTGGGCGAGGGCAAGAAGCTGGTCGTCCACGCACCCGGCAACACCGGCGACACCGTCTACGTCCGCGGCCTCACGGTCGACGGCCAACCGCACGAGAGCACCTCGATCGGCCACGCCACCCTCGCCGGCGGCGCCGAACTGGTCTTCGACCTGGCGACCGAACCCACCGGCTGGGGCGCCCCGCCGCCACCCGCCGAGCACCCGGCGCCCGCCACCGACCTGACCGGCACCGCGACCAGCTCCGACGGCACCAAGATCGGCGCGCTCTTCGACGACACCACCCGCACCCAGGTCACCTTCCGCAGCGCCACCCCGGCGATCGAGTTCACCGTCACCGGCGAGCCCCGCGAAGTCACCATGTACACGCTGACCTCCGGGGATCGCCGCGGCGACGCGAGCGCGTGGGTGCTGGAAGGCTCCGACGACGGCGTCGCATGGACCACCCTCGACGAACGCGACGGCGAGCTCTTCCGCTGGCGCCGCCAGACCCGCCCCTTCGTCCTCGCCACCCCGGCCGCGCACGCCCGTTACCGGCTGCGGATCACCGCCACCCGCGGCCGCCGCGCCACCCTCGCCCAGTGGGAGCTCCTCGCCCGATGA
- a CDS encoding DUF4360 domain-containing protein: protein MLSAVVAAVMALSSVVAPHSWNNPPPPDKIVIDVVNAIGTGCPTGTSAVAVSQDNTAFTVTYSAYTALVGVGAGPLDARKNCQIGLRVHVPQGFTYGIAQADYRGFAHLERGSTGLERANYYFQGNSPTAYVQHPLTGPFEDDWHFTDSTEVGAIAFKPCGEERNLNINTELRAAAGTSDPKKTTSYVTMDSTDGSITTTYHFAWLTCP from the coding sequence ATGCTGTCTGCGGTCGTTGCTGCCGTAATGGCGCTGTCCTCAGTGGTCGCCCCGCATTCGTGGAACAACCCTCCGCCGCCCGACAAAATCGTCATCGATGTCGTCAACGCCATCGGCACCGGCTGTCCGACCGGCACGTCGGCGGTCGCCGTCTCGCAGGACAATACGGCGTTCACCGTGACCTACAGCGCCTACACGGCGTTGGTCGGGGTCGGCGCCGGGCCGCTGGACGCCCGGAAGAACTGCCAGATCGGCCTGCGGGTGCACGTGCCGCAGGGGTTCACCTACGGAATCGCGCAGGCCGACTACCGCGGATTCGCGCACTTGGAACGTGGTTCGACCGGCCTGGAAAGAGCGAACTACTATTTCCAGGGAAATTCTCCGACGGCGTACGTTCAGCACCCGCTGACTGGGCCTTTCGAGGACGACTGGCATTTCACCGATTCCACGGAGGTGGGCGCGATCGCGTTCAAGCCGTGTGGTGAGGAACGCAACCTGAACATCAACACGGAATTGCGGGCCGCGGCCGGGACGTCGGATCCGAAGAAGACGACGAGCTACGTCACGATGGACTCGACCGACGGCAGCATCACCACCACCTACCACTTCGCGTGGCTGACCTGCCCGTGA
- a CDS encoding VOC family protein: MSVELNHTIVCVTDRGKSAEFLAGILGLEAGPVAGPFVPVRLANGVTLDYLRVDHVTSQHYAFLVGDDDFDAALARIEAAGVAYWADPFHERPGEVNGLNGGRGIYFEDPDGHNMELLTRG; the protein is encoded by the coding sequence ATGAGCGTCGAGCTGAACCACACGATCGTGTGTGTCACCGACCGCGGGAAGTCGGCGGAGTTCCTGGCCGGGATCCTGGGCCTGGAGGCCGGGCCGGTCGCCGGGCCGTTCGTGCCCGTCCGGCTCGCGAACGGCGTGACCCTGGACTACCTGCGGGTGGATCACGTGACGAGCCAGCACTACGCGTTCCTGGTCGGCGACGACGACTTCGACGCCGCGCTGGCGCGGATCGAAGCGGCCGGTGTCGCGTACTGGGCGGACCCGTTCCACGAACGGCCCGGTGAGGTCAACGGCCTCAACGGCGGTCGCGGGATCTACTTCGAGGATCCCGACGGCCACAACATGGAACTGCTGACGAGGGGGTAG
- a CDS encoding malate dehydrogenase — MTQAPVNVTVTGAAGQIGYALLFRIASGQLLGQDVPVKLRLLEIPQAVKAAEGTAMELEDGAFPLLAGTDIFDDPKQAFEGTNIALLVGARPRSKGMERGDLLEANGGIFKPQGEAINAGAADDIKVLVVGNPANTNALIARSHAPDVPADRFTAMTRLDHNRALAQLAKKLGVPVTELKKVAIWGNHSATQYPSVQHAEFGGKSIADAVDQAWLESDFIPTVAKRGAAIIEARGLSSAASAASAAIDHVYTWVNGTPAGDWTSAAVASDGSYGVPEGLISSFPVTAENGQYKIVQGLEIDDFSRARIDASVAELVEERDTVQKLGLI, encoded by the coding sequence ATGACCCAAGCCCCAGTCAACGTGACCGTCACCGGCGCCGCCGGCCAGATCGGCTACGCGCTGCTCTTCCGCATCGCGTCCGGTCAGCTCCTCGGCCAGGACGTCCCGGTGAAGCTGCGGCTCCTCGAGATCCCGCAGGCGGTCAAGGCGGCCGAGGGCACCGCGATGGAGCTCGAAGACGGCGCGTTCCCCCTCCTCGCCGGCACCGACATCTTCGACGACCCCAAGCAGGCCTTCGAAGGCACCAACATCGCCCTCCTCGTCGGCGCCCGCCCCCGCAGCAAGGGCATGGAGCGCGGCGACCTCCTCGAAGCCAACGGCGGCATCTTCAAGCCCCAGGGCGAAGCCATCAACGCCGGCGCCGCCGACGACATCAAGGTCCTCGTCGTCGGCAACCCCGCCAACACCAACGCCCTCATCGCCCGCTCGCACGCCCCCGACGTGCCCGCCGACCGCTTCACCGCGATGACCCGCCTCGACCACAACCGCGCCCTCGCCCAGCTCGCCAAGAAGCTCGGCGTCCCGGTGACCGAACTCAAGAAGGTCGCCATCTGGGGCAACCACTCCGCCACCCAGTACCCCTCGGTCCAGCACGCCGAATTCGGCGGCAAGAGCATCGCCGACGCCGTCGACCAGGCCTGGCTGGAGAGCGACTTCATCCCCACCGTCGCCAAGCGCGGCGCGGCGATCATCGAAGCCCGCGGGCTCTCCTCCGCCGCCTCGGCCGCTTCCGCCGCCATCGACCACGTCTACACCTGGGTCAACGGCACCCCGGCCGGCGACTGGACCTCCGCCGCCGTCGCCTCCGACGGCTCCTACGGCGTCCCCGAAGGCCTCATCTCGTCCTTCCCGGTCACCGCCGAGAACGGCCAGTACAAGATCGTCCAGGGCCTCGAGATCGACGACTTCTCCCGCGCGCGCATCGACGCCTCCGTCGCGGAACTCGTCGAGGAACGCGACACCGTGCAGAAGCTCGGCCTCATCTGA